In Mycobacteriales bacterium, the following are encoded in one genomic region:
- the pknB gene encoding Stk1 family PASTA domain-containing Ser/Thr kinase, whose protein sequence is MDAPPVDPMVGRLLDGRYSVDSFIAHGGMASVYLATDTRLERRVAVKVLHAHLAGDHETLARFQREARAAARLSHPDVVAVYDQGTDGDRPFLVMEFVPGANLRAVLRDRGLLTPGETLAVMDHVLAALAAAHRAGLVHRDIKPENVLLTADGRVKVADFGLARAVAGSTVTTTGSVLFGTAAYLAPEQFEHGTADERSDVYSAGVLMFELLTGRTPFEGDSAYAVLHQHASQNVPAPSTRTPGIPPQLDALVTWATARDPAQRPTDANELHDSLVDVRDKLSLHAAVPGLPVTATAPLAATTPPPTPTNALTQAVAAGSVADAAPPQGPTRHRGQRSASGPRFGRRGWIVAGLVGLLIVAAGVLGWYFALGRYTHAPALLGETRPAADAALKRAGLHAKWLKPVYSDQYAQNQVAVESPGPGDRVGHGGTVSLRLSLGPAHIPSVSGDTVAAATAALRAVGVTVSSEDHVYNETLKSGLVIKTDKPVGQEVQAGSSVILFVSKGPKPVAVPDDLDGQSVAAATAELSSLGFLVDSDQQRYSNTVAKGDVIASVPGGGVERHQGDIIKLVVSEGPEYVDVPNVEGESLVDAINALKAAGFKVDDEQFAPGGPQQVFRETPLGKQKVGTTIEIDYY, encoded by the coding sequence ATGGATGCCCCGCCGGTCGATCCGATGGTCGGTCGGTTGCTCGACGGCAGATACTCCGTCGACTCCTTCATCGCCCACGGCGGCATGGCGTCGGTCTACCTCGCCACTGACACCCGCCTCGAACGTCGGGTGGCGGTCAAGGTTCTGCACGCCCACCTGGCGGGCGACCACGAGACGCTCGCGCGGTTCCAGCGGGAGGCTCGGGCGGCAGCCCGGCTCTCCCATCCCGACGTGGTGGCCGTCTACGACCAGGGCACCGACGGCGACCGGCCGTTCCTCGTCATGGAGTTCGTGCCGGGGGCGAACCTGCGTGCCGTGCTGCGGGACCGGGGGCTGCTGACCCCCGGCGAGACCCTCGCGGTGATGGATCACGTCCTCGCCGCGCTCGCGGCGGCGCACCGAGCAGGCCTCGTTCACCGCGACATCAAGCCCGAGAACGTGCTGCTCACTGCGGACGGTCGCGTGAAGGTCGCCGACTTCGGCCTCGCCCGCGCCGTCGCCGGCAGCACCGTCACCACCACCGGAAGCGTGCTGTTCGGCACCGCGGCCTATCTGGCACCCGAGCAGTTCGAGCACGGGACCGCCGACGAACGCTCGGACGTCTACTCCGCCGGCGTGCTGATGTTCGAGCTGCTGACCGGACGCACGCCGTTCGAAGGCGACAGCGCATACGCCGTGCTCCACCAGCACGCCAGCCAGAACGTGCCGGCCCCGAGCACCCGGACCCCCGGGATCCCGCCACAGCTCGACGCGCTGGTCACCTGGGCGACGGCCCGGGACCCTGCTCAGCGCCCGACGGACGCGAACGAGCTTCACGACTCGCTCGTCGACGTCCGCGACAAGCTTTCGCTCCACGCCGCGGTGCCGGGGCTGCCGGTGACGGCCACCGCTCCACTGGCGGCGACCACGCCACCGCCGACGCCGACGAACGCGCTCACCCAGGCGGTCGCGGCGGGCTCCGTCGCCGACGCCGCACCACCGCAAGGTCCTACCCGGCACCGTGGACAGAGGTCGGCGAGCGGCCCGCGGTTCGGGCGGCGCGGCTGGATCGTGGCGGGACTGGTCGGCCTGCTGATCGTCGCCGCCGGCGTGCTCGGCTGGTACTTCGCACTCGGCCGCTACACACACGCGCCCGCGTTGCTGGGCGAGACCAGGCCGGCGGCCGACGCCGCTTTGAAGCGCGCCGGGCTTCACGCGAAATGGCTCAAGCCGGTCTACAGCGACCAGTACGCGCAGAACCAAGTGGCTGTCGAGTCCCCCGGCCCCGGCGACCGCGTCGGCCACGGCGGGACGGTGAGCCTGCGGCTTTCGCTCGGTCCCGCGCACATCCCGTCGGTGTCTGGAGACACCGTCGCCGCGGCTACCGCCGCGCTGCGCGCCGTCGGGGTGACGGTCAGCAGCGAGGACCACGTCTACAACGAGACCCTCAAGTCAGGTCTCGTGATCAAGACGGACAAGCCGGTCGGGCAGGAAGTCCAAGCCGGCTCCAGCGTGATCCTCTTCGTCAGCAAAGGCCCCAAGCCGGTCGCGGTGCCAGACGATCTCGACGGGCAGTCGGTCGCGGCCGCAACCGCTGAGCTCAGTTCACTCGGCTTCCTCGTCGACTCCGACCAGCAGCGTTACAGCAACACCGTGGCGAAGGGCGACGTCATCGCCTCTGTGCCCGGGGGCGGTGTCGAGCGTCATCAGGGCGACATCATCAAGCTCGTCGTGTCCGAAGGGCCTGAGTACGTCGACGTGCCGAACGTCGAGGGCGAGTCGCTGGTCGACGCGATCAACGCGCTGAAGGCCGCCGGCTTCAAGGTCGACGACGAGCAGTTCGCGCCGGGCGGACCTCAGCAGGTGTTCCGCGAGACTCCGCTCGGCAAGCAGAAGGTCGGTACGACGATCGAGATCGACTACTACTGA
- a CDS encoding LysM peptidoglycan-binding domain-containing protein: MFGAHRARHAAPRETSAARRSADRIWRRRAVVLPLVLAAVVTASASSITLIRVHPGDTLSAIAARYHTTVARLIELNDLPGNGDLIYAGQTLRVPTGHRYHGHRRVHSTHVTTIWHTVVVGDTVDGLAARYHVRPAAIARRNHLPKSLVIELGERLAIPHRVAGRGSTTTRAANRELRILDRHPEPSRSAVAALIRSTSEAWGLDDRLALAISWQESGFNMREVSPVGAIGAMQVMPYTAAYLSADVVHRDLDLLDARDNVTAGVALLSVLTHEAKSERRAVAGYYQGLQSVRENGMFRSTRRYVADVMALRDRF, encoded by the coding sequence ATGTTCGGTGCTCACCGCGCGCGTCACGCTGCCCCGCGCGAGACGTCCGCCGCGCGCCGCAGCGCCGACCGCATCTGGCGACGCCGTGCCGTGGTGCTGCCCCTGGTCCTCGCCGCCGTGGTGACCGCTTCGGCGTCGAGCATCACGCTGATCCGGGTGCATCCGGGGGACACGCTCTCCGCGATCGCGGCTCGCTACCACACGACGGTGGCCCGGCTGATCGAGCTGAACGACCTGCCGGGCAACGGTGACCTGATCTACGCCGGTCAGACGCTGCGGGTGCCGACCGGGCACCGTTACCACGGGCACCGGCGCGTGCACTCGACGCATGTCACGACGATCTGGCACACGGTCGTCGTCGGGGACACCGTCGACGGGCTCGCCGCCCGCTACCACGTCAGGCCCGCCGCGATCGCGCGCCGCAACCATCTACCGAAGTCGCTGGTCATCGAGCTCGGCGAGCGGCTGGCGATCCCGCACCGTGTCGCCGGGCGAGGGAGCACCACCACCCGCGCGGCGAATCGGGAGCTGCGGATCCTCGACCGGCACCCCGAGCCCTCGCGCAGCGCCGTCGCGGCCCTGATTCGCTCCACCTCCGAGGCATGGGGTCTTGACGACCGGCTCGCCCTGGCGATCTCGTGGCAGGAGTCGGGCTTCAACATGCGCGAGGTCTCCCCCGTCGGGGCGATCGGAGCCATGCAGGTGATGCCCTACACCGCGGCGTACCTGTCCGCCGACGTCGTGCATCGCGACCTCGACCTGCTCGACGCGCGGGACAACGTCACCGCCGGCGTCGCGCTGCTGTCAGTGCTGACACACGAGGCGAAAAGCGAACGGCGCGCTGTCGCGGGCTACTACCAAGGTCTTCAGTCGGTGCGGGAGAACGGAATGTTCCGCTCGACGAGGCGATACGTCGCGGACGTGATGGCGCTTCGTGACCGCTTCTGA
- a CDS encoding GntG family PLP-dependent aldolase, whose product MGDIGAGRSDTVDLRSDTVTRPSRQMREAMAAAEVGDDVYGEDPSIAALEAEVAAMFGHGAAVFVPSGTMGNLISLRLLCGEGDELICDADSHIVSYEAGAAAALGGIQTRTPIVSRGLLSREVVEPQLRAAGYHAVPTTAVAVEQTHNRGGGAIYPLQTLRDLRALVDERALTLHCDGARIWNAHVATGVPLADYGALFDTMSVCLSKGLGAPVGSLVLMRDAHLESRARDLRHRLGGAMRQAGVLAAAGSYALRNNIARLAEDHARARRLAEGIAEAAPGVTDPAETETNMVVLDLADGSVDGAGLAAACKEAGVLVSVVGPQRVRLLTHLDVDDEGVDRAQRVIAGVLA is encoded by the coding sequence GTGGGCGACATCGGCGCAGGCCGCTCGGACACCGTCGACCTTCGCAGTGACACCGTCACCCGTCCGAGCCGGCAGATGCGCGAGGCGATGGCCGCCGCGGAGGTCGGTGACGACGTGTACGGCGAGGATCCGTCGATCGCGGCCCTGGAGGCCGAGGTCGCCGCGATGTTCGGCCACGGGGCAGCCGTGTTCGTCCCGAGCGGAACGATGGGCAACTTGATCTCGTTGCGGCTGCTCTGCGGCGAGGGTGACGAGCTCATCTGCGACGCCGACTCGCACATCGTCAGCTACGAGGCCGGTGCCGCGGCGGCGCTCGGGGGCATCCAGACCCGCACCCCGATCGTGTCGCGCGGCTTGCTGTCCCGCGAGGTCGTGGAGCCGCAGCTTCGAGCGGCCGGCTACCACGCCGTCCCGACGACCGCGGTGGCTGTCGAGCAGACGCACAACCGCGGCGGCGGCGCGATCTATCCGCTCCAGACGTTGCGCGATCTCCGAGCCCTGGTGGACGAACGCGCGCTCACCCTGCACTGCGACGGTGCGCGGATCTGGAACGCGCACGTCGCCACCGGCGTGCCACTGGCGGACTACGGCGCGCTCTTCGACACCATGTCGGTCTGCCTGAGCAAGGGCCTCGGGGCGCCGGTCGGCTCGTTGGTTCTGATGCGTGACGCGCACCTCGAGTCACGGGCCCGCGACCTGCGCCACCGGCTGGGCGGCGCGATGCGCCAGGCGGGTGTCCTCGCCGCAGCGGGCAGCTATGCCCTGCGCAACAACATCGCGCGGCTGGCGGAGGACCACGCCAGGGCCAGGCGCCTCGCGGAAGGAATCGCCGAGGCGGCGCCGGGCGTGACCGACCCTGCCGAGACCGAGACGAACATGGTCGTCCTCGATCTCGCGGACGGCTCCGTCGACGGCGCAGGCCTCGCCGCGGCCTGCAAGGAGGCCGGTGTGCTGGTCTCTGTCGTCGGCCCGCAGCGAGTCCGCCTGCTGACCCACCTCGACGTGGACGACGAAGGGGTCGACCGAGCGCAGCGGGTCATCGCGGGCGTGCTGGCGTAG
- the aroF gene encoding 3-deoxy-7-phosphoheptulonate synthase codes for MVVVMTSDATVEEVETVVKTVEAAGGSAFVSRGVHRTIVGLVGDVERFETLSLGALPGVSDVVRISAPYKLVSRENHPETSTVKVGGVPIGPDTFTLIAGPCAVETREQTLAAAEMAKAAGAVLLRGGAYKPRTSPYAFQGLGEAGLKILADAREATGLPIVTEVVDAADVPLVAEYADMMQIGTRNMQNFALLQAVGSAGKPVMLKRGFNATIEEWLMAAEYIAQRGNLDIVLCERGIRTFETAYRNTLDISAVPVIHSLSHLPVMVDPSHAGGKRELVVPLARAAIAVGADAIMVDLHPAPGEALCDGPQALVDVDLAALTKAVQEMPPALGRTVVTM; via the coding sequence ATGGTGGTGGTCATGACCTCGGACGCGACCGTCGAGGAGGTCGAGACCGTCGTGAAGACGGTCGAGGCAGCCGGCGGCTCCGCGTTCGTCAGCCGCGGCGTGCACCGCACGATCGTCGGTCTCGTCGGTGACGTCGAGCGGTTCGAGACGCTCAGCCTCGGCGCCCTGCCCGGAGTGAGCGACGTCGTCCGGATCTCCGCGCCGTACAAGCTGGTCAGCCGGGAGAACCATCCGGAGACCTCGACGGTGAAGGTCGGCGGGGTGCCGATCGGCCCGGACACGTTCACCCTCATCGCCGGGCCGTGCGCGGTGGAGACCCGCGAGCAGACCCTCGCCGCCGCCGAGATGGCCAAGGCGGCCGGGGCGGTGCTGCTGCGCGGCGGCGCCTACAAGCCCCGCACCTCCCCGTACGCGTTCCAAGGTCTCGGCGAGGCCGGGCTGAAGATCCTGGCCGACGCGCGGGAGGCGACCGGGCTTCCGATCGTCACCGAGGTGGTTGACGCCGCCGACGTGCCGCTGGTCGCCGAGTACGCCGACATGATGCAGATCGGCACCCGCAACATGCAGAACTTCGCGCTGCTCCAGGCGGTCGGCAGCGCCGGCAAGCCGGTCATGCTCAAGCGCGGGTTCAACGCCACGATCGAGGAGTGGCTGATGGCGGCGGAGTACATCGCCCAGCGCGGGAACCTCGACATCGTGCTCTGCGAGCGCGGGATCCGTACCTTCGAGACCGCCTACCGCAACACCCTCGACATCAGCGCCGTGCCGGTGATCCACTCGCTGTCACACCTGCCGGTGATGGTCGACCCGTCACACGCGGGGGGCAAGCGCGAGCTGGTCGTGCCGCTCGCCAGAGCGGCCATCGCCGTCGGGGCCGACGCGATCATGGTCGACCTGCACCCCGCGCCCGGAGAGGCACTCTGCGACGGACCACAGGCGCTCGTCGACGTCGATCTCGCCGCGTTGACCAAGGCCGTCCAGGAGATGCCTCCGGCGCTGGGGCGCACCGTCGTCACGATGTAG
- a CDS encoding 2-hydroxyacid dehydrogenase, with protein sequence MSTDWTVLALPPLDLDVLKMIFAEVDAEVVVPAERTPAAAIEAVRDADIVLGDWTATLRVSEDLVAAARRLSFVQQPSAGVDAVDVAACRSAGIPVANAGSANAVSVAEWCLGATFAAMRSMAFGDREIRAGGWPQLELAARGGGELSGRRVGIVGMGRIGRECATRYAALGCDVAYWSRTRRDDPADCGGARWLELDDLLAHAEVLVVVIGLGDVSRGLIGPDRIGMLPPGGYVVNAARGGIVDESALLAAVESGALAGAALDVYDVEPLPADSPLRRDDRILLSPHAAGATRQAQAKLIQAVVANVKRAVDGEPVVDVVNGVDPAVRRR encoded by the coding sequence ATGTCGACGGACTGGACGGTCCTGGCGCTCCCGCCGCTGGACCTCGATGTGCTGAAGATGATCTTCGCGGAAGTCGACGCCGAGGTAGTCGTGCCGGCCGAGCGCACACCGGCCGCCGCGATCGAGGCGGTTCGCGACGCCGACATCGTGCTCGGCGACTGGACGGCCACGCTTCGAGTGTCCGAGGACCTGGTCGCCGCCGCCCGACGCCTGTCGTTCGTCCAGCAGCCGAGTGCCGGCGTCGATGCGGTCGATGTCGCGGCGTGCCGCAGCGCGGGCATCCCGGTTGCCAACGCAGGCAGCGCCAACGCGGTGAGCGTCGCCGAATGGTGCCTCGGCGCAACGTTTGCGGCGATGCGATCGATGGCCTTCGGCGATCGTGAGATCCGGGCTGGCGGCTGGCCGCAGCTCGAGCTCGCCGCTCGCGGCGGCGGCGAGCTGTCCGGGCGCCGTGTCGGCATCGTCGGGATGGGCCGGATCGGTCGCGAGTGCGCCACGCGCTACGCCGCTCTCGGTTGCGACGTCGCGTACTGGAGCCGCACCCGGCGCGACGACCCGGCGGACTGCGGCGGCGCGCGATGGCTCGAACTGGACGACCTCTTGGCGCACGCCGAGGTGCTCGTGGTGGTGATCGGCCTCGGCGACGTCAGCCGCGGCTTGATCGGGCCCGATCGCATCGGGATGCTGCCGCCGGGGGGTTACGTCGTCAACGCGGCGCGTGGCGGGATCGTCGACGAGTCGGCTCTCCTCGCGGCTGTCGAGTCCGGCGCGCTGGCCGGCGCGGCACTGGATGTCTACGACGTCGAGCCGCTGCCGGCCGACTCGCCGCTTCGTCGCGACGACCGGATCCTGCTGTCGCCACACGCGGCGGGCGCCACCCGGCAGGCGCAGGCAAAGCTGATCCAGGCCGTCGTCGCCAACGTCAAGCGGGCCGTCGACGGCGAGCCGGTCGTCGACGTGGTCAACGGCGTCGACCCGGCG
- a CDS encoding response regulator transcription factor — protein sequence MVVDDHPIWRDAVARDLEAAGLDVCGTASDVAQAVRVAKATRPDVVVLDLQLPDGSGVDVARQLAGLDPTPRILVLSASGEQPDVLDAVAAGATGYLVKSASTAELVAAVRATSRGEAVFTPGLAALLLGEYNRLSGAGEDGSPSLTPRETEILRLVAKGYTYPQIAERLVLSVRTVQNHVQNTLTKLQLHNKAQLVRYAMEQGLDAEDSAD from the coding sequence ATGGTGGTCGACGACCATCCGATCTGGCGCGATGCGGTAGCCCGCGACCTCGAAGCGGCCGGCCTGGATGTCTGCGGGACAGCGTCGGACGTCGCGCAGGCCGTCCGCGTCGCGAAGGCGACGCGGCCTGACGTCGTCGTCCTCGACCTCCAGCTGCCCGACGGGTCCGGCGTCGACGTCGCGCGGCAGCTCGCCGGCCTCGACCCGACGCCGCGCATTCTGGTGTTGTCGGCGAGCGGCGAGCAGCCCGATGTGCTCGACGCCGTCGCCGCCGGCGCCACCGGCTACCTCGTGAAGTCGGCGAGTACGGCGGAGCTGGTCGCGGCGGTACGCGCCACCTCGCGTGGCGAGGCGGTGTTCACGCCGGGTCTGGCCGCCTTGCTGCTGGGCGAGTACAACCGGTTGTCCGGTGCGGGTGAGGACGGCTCTCCTTCGCTGACCCCGCGCGAGACCGAGATCCTGCGGTTGGTCGCGAAGGGCTATACGTACCCGCAGATCGCGGAGCGGCTGGTGCTGTCGGTGCGTACCGTCCAGAACCACGTGCAGAACACGCTGACCAAGCTTCAGCTGCACAACAAGGCCCAGCTGGTCCGCTACGCGATGGAGCAGGGCCTCGATGCCGAGGACTCAGCCGACTAG
- a CDS encoding 6-phosphofructokinase → MRIGVLTGGGDCPGLNAVIRAAVRKGTQVYGHEFVGFRDGWKGPLEGLTMRLDVEATRGILPRGGTILGSSRTNPLKVDGGVETIRGNLAAAGVDALIAIGGEDTLGVATALAAAGLTVVGVPKTIDNDLGATDYTFGFDTAVQIAVDAIDRLHTTAESHHRVLIVEVMGRHAGWIALHSGLAGGANVILIPERPFDIDQVCAYIERRFDSHYAPIVVVAEGAVPAEGTMALQDQGVDSFGHVRLGGIGAVLEHEIASRTGKEARATVLGHVQRGGTPTAYDRVLATRFGLHAIDAVHDGESGVMVALRGTDIVRVPLAEATRELKTVSLERYAEVEVFFG, encoded by the coding sequence ATGCGGATCGGAGTGCTGACGGGTGGCGGCGACTGTCCGGGCCTCAACGCGGTCATCCGCGCCGCGGTGCGCAAGGGGACGCAGGTCTACGGTCACGAGTTCGTCGGGTTTCGCGACGGCTGGAAAGGCCCGCTCGAAGGCCTCACGATGCGCCTCGACGTCGAAGCGACGCGGGGAATCCTGCCGCGGGGCGGCACCATCCTCGGCTCGTCGCGGACCAACCCGCTCAAGGTCGACGGCGGCGTCGAGACGATTCGCGGCAACCTCGCCGCGGCCGGCGTGGACGCGCTGATCGCCATCGGCGGCGAGGACACACTGGGGGTGGCGACGGCGCTCGCCGCAGCGGGCCTGACGGTCGTCGGCGTTCCCAAGACGATCGACAACGACCTCGGCGCCACCGACTACACGTTCGGCTTCGACACCGCCGTCCAGATCGCGGTCGACGCGATCGACCGCCTGCACACGACCGCGGAGTCGCATCACCGGGTGCTCATCGTCGAGGTGATGGGCCGGCACGCCGGTTGGATCGCGCTGCACTCCGGCCTGGCCGGCGGCGCGAACGTCATCCTGATTCCCGAGCGCCCGTTCGACATCGACCAGGTGTGCGCCTACATCGAGCGCCGCTTCGACTCGCACTACGCGCCGATCGTCGTCGTCGCGGAGGGTGCGGTGCCGGCGGAGGGAACGATGGCGCTGCAGGACCAGGGCGTCGACTCGTTCGGTCACGTGCGACTCGGCGGCATCGGCGCGGTCCTGGAACACGAGATCGCCTCGCGGACCGGCAAGGAGGCACGCGCCACCGTGCTCGGTCACGTGCAGCGCGGTGGCACGCCGACCGCCTACGACCGCGTGCTCGCGACCCGGTTCGGGCTGCACGCCATCGACGCGGTCCACGACGGCGAGTCCGGTGTCATGGTCGCGCTGCGTGGCACCGACATCGTGCGGGTGCCGCTGGCGGAGGCGACCCGCGAGCTGAAGACGGTGTCCCTCGAGCGGTACGCCGAGGTCGAGGTCTTCTTCGGCTGA
- a CDS encoding DMT family transporter: MKLSKPALATLLLVAATAVWGSTFVVVKDAVSRMPVMDFLAWRFTIAAIAIATARPRALSRLDRRGKILGVVLGLALGTGYITQTVGLERTSATVSGFLTGLLVVFTPLCAAIALRRPPGALTWVGVALATAGLGVISLHGFSIGYGEAITLLCALLFALHILGLGEWSPSYDAAGLAVMQLSTVAVLSIVCAAPDSLAPPPDAKAWEAVVFTALFATAVAFFIQTWSQAQLAPTRAAVVLTMEPVFAGIFGVTVGGDRLGPRIVIGGVLVLAAMYTVELGPRKSRDALVQRFE; this comes from the coding sequence ATGAAGCTGTCGAAGCCGGCGCTGGCGACTCTTCTGCTGGTCGCGGCGACTGCCGTATGGGGCTCGACGTTCGTCGTCGTCAAGGACGCCGTCTCGCGCATGCCGGTCATGGACTTCCTGGCATGGCGGTTCACGATCGCGGCCATCGCGATCGCGACGGCACGACCCCGCGCGCTGTCGCGGCTCGACCGGCGGGGCAAGATCCTCGGCGTCGTCCTTGGCCTCGCGCTCGGCACCGGCTACATCACCCAGACGGTCGGCCTGGAACGCACCAGTGCGACCGTGTCGGGCTTCCTCACCGGCCTGCTGGTCGTGTTCACGCCGCTGTGCGCCGCCATCGCGCTGCGCCGACCACCGGGGGCCCTCACCTGGGTGGGCGTCGCGCTGGCCACCGCAGGCCTCGGCGTCATCTCGCTGCACGGGTTCTCGATCGGGTACGGCGAGGCCATCACGCTGCTGTGCGCGCTGCTGTTCGCCCTGCACATCCTCGGCCTCGGCGAGTGGTCGCCCTCCTACGACGCCGCCGGACTGGCCGTGATGCAGCTCTCGACGGTTGCCGTGCTCTCGATCGTGTGCGCGGCGCCGGACTCGCTGGCGCCGCCGCCGGACGCCAAGGCGTGGGAGGCGGTCGTGTTCACCGCACTGTTCGCGACCGCCGTCGCCTTCTTCATCCAGACCTGGTCACAGGCACAGCTTGCGCCGACCCGCGCCGCGGTGGTCCTGACGATGGAGCCGGTGTTCGCCGGGATCTTCGGAGTGACGGTCGGTGGCGACCGTCTCGGACCGCGGATCGTCATCGGCGGTGTGCTCGTGCTGGCGGCGATGTACACGGTCGAGCTGGGCCCCAGGAAGTCCAGGGATGCGCTCGTCCAGCGTTTCGAGTAA
- the glpK gene encoding glycerol kinase GlpK produces the protein MPVLAIDAGTTGVTALVVTEDGRIASRGYSEFPQHFPEPGWVEHEPEEIWQATLRACRAALAESPDSPTAIGITNQRETAVVWDRRTLAAPRRAIVWQDRRTTEICDRLRDAGHEARVSELTGLRLDPYFTGTKLAWLAEHDPAWAGVTSGSTVVGTVDSYLVARLTGGREHVTDPSNASRTLLYDIHAGTWSDEMCALLGVPMGALPEVRRSSGDLGRTDPDAFLGLHLPVAGIAGDQQAALFGQACFGEGESKCTYGTGSFILVNTGATAVRSDAGLLTTVAWDIGGGLVYALEGAIFVTGAAVQWLRDGLGIISSAAETEAVAGTVPDSGGVVFVPALTGLGAPHWDPDARGTITGITRGTTRAHLVRATLEAIAFEVRDVVDVMTRDAGIPIPELSVDGGASANNLLCQLQATELHIPVRRPQVAETTALGAAFLAGLATGVWSSLDEVGATWRLDRRFEPGERDDTSYARWLDAVRRTLT, from the coding sequence GTGCCTGTTCTCGCCATCGATGCCGGTACGACGGGCGTGACCGCGTTGGTCGTCACCGAGGACGGCCGGATCGCCTCCCGCGGCTACTCGGAGTTCCCGCAGCACTTCCCCGAGCCCGGATGGGTGGAACACGAGCCCGAGGAGATCTGGCAGGCGACGTTGCGTGCCTGCCGCGCTGCTCTCGCCGAAAGTCCCGACTCCCCTACTGCCATCGGCATCACCAACCAGCGCGAGACCGCGGTTGTCTGGGATCGACGGACCCTCGCGGCGCCACGCCGCGCCATCGTCTGGCAGGACCGTCGTACGACGGAGATCTGTGACCGCCTCCGTGACGCCGGCCACGAGGCGCGGGTGAGCGAGCTCACCGGCCTGCGGCTCGACCCCTACTTCACCGGCACGAAGCTCGCCTGGCTCGCCGAGCACGACCCCGCGTGGGCGGGTGTCACGAGCGGCAGCACGGTCGTCGGCACGGTCGACTCCTACCTCGTCGCGCGCCTCACCGGCGGACGCGAGCACGTCACAGACCCGAGCAACGCCAGCCGGACCTTGCTCTACGACATCCACGCCGGGACGTGGAGCGACGAGATGTGCGCGCTCTTGGGCGTACCGATGGGCGCGTTGCCCGAAGTACGCCGGTCCAGCGGCGATCTCGGCCGGACCGACCCCGACGCGTTCCTCGGCCTGCACCTGCCGGTCGCGGGGATCGCCGGCGACCAGCAGGCGGCGTTGTTCGGTCAGGCCTGCTTCGGCGAGGGCGAGAGCAAGTGCACGTACGGCACCGGCTCGTTCATCCTCGTCAACACCGGCGCGACCGCCGTCCGATCCGATGCCGGACTCCTCACGACGGTGGCGTGGGACATCGGCGGCGGGTTGGTGTACGCCCTCGAGGGCGCGATCTTCGTCACCGGAGCCGCTGTGCAGTGGCTGCGCGACGGCCTCGGGATCATCAGCTCCGCCGCGGAGACCGAAGCGGTCGCGGGGACGGTGCCGGACTCCGGCGGCGTCGTCTTCGTGCCGGCGCTCACCGGTCTCGGCGCGCCCCACTGGGACCCGGACGCCCGCGGCACGATCACCGGCATCACCCGCGGCACGACGCGGGCGCACCTCGTCCGCGCCACGTTGGAGGCGATCGCCTTCGAGGTCCGCGACGTCGTCGACGTCATGACTCGCGACGCGGGCATCCCGATCCCCGAGCTGTCCGTCGACGGCGGCGCATCGGCCAACAACCTGCTCTGCCAGCTGCAGGCGACCGAGCTGCACATCCCGGTACGACGTCCCCAGGTTGCCGAGACGACGGCGCTCGGTGCTGCGTTCCTCGCCGGTCTCGCGACCGGCGTCTGGTCATCGCTCGACGAGGTCGGGGCCACTTGGCGGCTCGACCGGCGCTTCGAGCCGGGTGAGCGCGACGACACGTCGTACGCCCGGTGGCTGGACGCGGTCCGCCGCACGCTCACCTAG